A region from the Rufibacter sp. DG15C genome encodes:
- a CDS encoding zinc ribbon domain-containing protein YjdM, protein MSEELKPCPSCSSPYGYATDSNSYACPECGHEWTLAEGTEETGLQIKDANGNVLQNGDSVVVIKDLPVKGAPKPVKAGTKVKNIRLTDGDHNIDCKIEGFGSMALKSEFVRKA, encoded by the coding sequence ATGTCTGAAGAATTGAAACCTTGCCCTTCTTGCAGTTCCCCGTATGGCTACGCCACAGATTCCAATAGTTATGCCTGCCCTGAATGCGGGCACGAGTGGACCTTAGCCGAAGGAACTGAGGAAACAGGCCTCCAAATAAAAGACGCCAACGGAAACGTGTTGCAAAACGGCGACTCGGTGGTGGTCATCAAAGACTTACCCGTGAAAGGCGCCCCTAAACCGGTAAAGGCCGGCACAAAAGTGAAAAACATACGGCTCACAGACGGTGACCATAACATTGACTGCAAGATTGAAGGCTTCGGGTCTATGGCGCTCAAGTCAGAGTTTGTTAGAAAAGCGTAA
- a CDS encoding metallophosphoesterase, producing the protein MSPRKTNRRPAQTFRIFLKWSLYAVLGYGVITTVVFGHSSIDETKGVYRFHWSGLDALANDEDFGFSTATPVATKLDGSDGPYIFGDQQFIVTSDNKLVKSRVDSRLPIKVKADNQDQDSFYVTLKTAYQPQQEQYALPAKLIAISDIEGNFDAFSSFLIKNGVMDRQYNWTFGQGHLVLNGDFVDRGENEPQVLWLIYMLEDKAAAAGGRVHYILGNHEIMKLYGDYSYTEYKYREVAKQISGHSDWDTSARVLYGPNSELGKWLKTKNVAAKIGPYLFVHAGINPNLYQHKLSLAEINQIARKYYGQDAREKVTSPKEKTVLSKYDSPYWDRSLSMHTLYRAMYLLRDPLTANYHKTTQAELDQILDFYDASKLVVGHSIVFNVTTDYQGKLVKIDVKHGQEKNSPKTQGLLIESNQLYRIDGLGKKVKL; encoded by the coding sequence ATGTCACCCAGAAAAACCAACCGCAGACCCGCACAAACCTTTAGAATTTTTCTCAAGTGGTCTCTCTATGCCGTGCTGGGCTATGGGGTCATTACAACCGTGGTATTTGGGCACAGCAGCATTGACGAAACCAAAGGCGTGTACCGCTTCCACTGGTCTGGGTTGGATGCGCTGGCCAATGACGAGGACTTCGGGTTTTCTACAGCCACTCCCGTGGCCACCAAGTTGGACGGGTCAGACGGGCCTTATATTTTCGGGGATCAACAGTTCATTGTTACCTCAGACAACAAACTGGTCAAGTCAAGGGTAGACTCCCGCCTGCCCATCAAAGTAAAAGCAGACAACCAAGACCAAGACTCGTTCTACGTCACCTTAAAGACTGCCTATCAGCCGCAGCAAGAGCAGTACGCCCTGCCGGCCAAGTTGATAGCCATTTCAGACATTGAAGGGAATTTTGACGCCTTCTCCAGTTTTCTCATCAAAAACGGCGTCATGGACAGGCAGTACAACTGGACGTTTGGCCAAGGACATTTGGTCTTGAACGGTGATTTTGTGGACCGCGGCGAGAACGAACCTCAGGTGCTCTGGCTCATCTACATGCTAGAAGACAAAGCCGCGGCGGCTGGCGGCAGAGTGCACTACATCTTGGGCAATCATGAAATCATGAAACTCTACGGCGACTATTCTTACACCGAGTACAAGTACCGTGAGGTGGCCAAACAAATCAGTGGCCATTCTGACTGGGACACCTCGGCCAGGGTTTTATATGGCCCTAACTCAGAGCTGGGCAAGTGGCTGAAGACCAAGAACGTGGCCGCCAAGATTGGCCCATATTTGTTTGTGCACGCCGGCATCAACCCCAACCTGTACCAGCACAAGCTGTCACTGGCAGAGATAAACCAGATTGCCCGCAAGTATTACGGCCAGGACGCCCGCGAGAAAGTAACCTCCCCCAAAGAGAAAACCGTTTTAAGCAAGTATGACAGTCCCTACTGGGACCGAAGCCTCTCCATGCACACCCTATACAGAGCCATGTACCTGCTCCGGGACCCGCTTACTGCCAACTACCATAAAACCACCCAAGCCGAGTTAGACCAGATCCTTGATTTCTATGACGCCTCCAAGCTGGTCGTAGGTCATTCCATTGTCTTTAATGTGACCACAGACTACCAAGGCAAACTGGTGAAGATTGACGTGAAACACGGCCAGGAGAAGAACAGCCCCAAAACCCAAGGCCTGCTCATAGAAAGCAACCAACTCTACCGGATTGACGGTCTGGGTAAGAAAGTGAAGCTTTAA
- the recG gene encoding ATP-dependent DNA helicase RecG translates to MSSGFFHTKIEFLKGVGPQRANLLQLELGIFTYGDLIQHYPFRYMDRTQFHAIADLTEDMQYVQIKGRVLEKNLLGEGRKQRLSAIIRDASGEIELVWFKGVKWMNVQLKVNQEYIVFGKPSLFNGKFNMAHPDLEEAAEMKQEQTYLQPVYNTTDKLKNHRVDSKVISKMMMELLKQAPTHLPETLTPELVDNYRLVSKREAMIQIHFPKNWDTLQAARFRLKFEELFYTQLKLLRTRTKRKAELAGQIFSKTPTLTEFYKNHLPFDLTGAQKRVVREIYQDVIAGKQMNRLLQGDVGSGKTIVAFVTMLLATDNGAQACIMAPTEILADQHYQGLKQFADKLGIVLGKLTGSTKKADRRVLHEQLRSGEMKMIVGTHALLEDEVQFQNLGLCIVDEQHRFGVAQRSKLWQKNPRVIPHVLVMTATPIPRTLAMTLYGDLEVSVIDEMPAGRKEIITVHRYDSNRLKVFGFIREQIKLGRQIYIVYPLIEESEGLEYKDLMDGYESITRAFPEYQVSMVHGRLKPADKDYEMQRFVKHETQIMVATTVIEVGVNVPNASVMVIENAERFGLAQLHQLRGRVGRGADQSYCILMTGYKLSKEGKTRIETMVRTNNGFEIADIDLKLRGPGDLMGTQQSGVLDLLIADLSKDATILKESRAAALEIIEKDPDLSLPEHANLLRHIRSLSANAVNWSRIS, encoded by the coding sequence GTGTCTTCTGGCTTTTTCCATACCAAAATTGAGTTCCTGAAGGGCGTGGGCCCGCAACGTGCCAACCTGCTGCAGCTGGAGCTGGGCATCTTCACGTACGGCGACCTCATCCAGCACTATCCCTTCCGGTACATGGACCGCACGCAGTTCCATGCCATTGCAGACCTCACCGAGGACATGCAGTACGTGCAAATCAAAGGACGCGTGCTGGAGAAAAACCTTTTGGGCGAAGGTCGCAAGCAGCGCCTGAGCGCCATCATCCGGGACGCGTCTGGAGAGATTGAGCTGGTCTGGTTCAAGGGGGTGAAGTGGATGAACGTGCAGCTGAAGGTGAACCAGGAGTACATCGTCTTCGGGAAGCCCAGCTTGTTTAATGGCAAGTTTAACATGGCGCACCCAGACCTGGAAGAGGCCGCCGAGATGAAGCAGGAACAGACCTACCTGCAACCCGTTTACAACACCACCGACAAACTCAAAAACCACCGCGTAGACAGCAAAGTCATCTCTAAGATGATGATGGAACTGCTCAAGCAGGCACCCACGCATTTGCCAGAGACGCTTACACCTGAGTTGGTAGACAACTACCGGCTGGTGTCCAAGCGCGAGGCCATGATTCAGATTCACTTCCCCAAGAACTGGGACACCCTACAGGCCGCGCGGTTCAGGCTCAAGTTTGAGGAATTGTTCTATACCCAGCTTAAGCTGCTCCGCACCCGCACCAAGCGCAAGGCAGAACTGGCCGGGCAGATTTTCAGCAAAACCCCTACGCTCACCGAGTTCTACAAAAACCACCTGCCCTTTGACCTCACCGGCGCCCAGAAACGGGTAGTCCGTGAGATTTACCAGGACGTGATTGCGGGCAAGCAGATGAACCGCCTGCTACAGGGCGATGTAGGCAGCGGCAAGACCATTGTGGCCTTCGTGACCATGCTCCTGGCCACCGACAACGGCGCGCAGGCTTGCATCATGGCCCCCACTGAAATCCTCGCTGACCAGCATTACCAAGGCTTGAAGCAGTTCGCGGATAAACTGGGGATTGTCTTGGGCAAGCTCACCGGCTCCACCAAAAAGGCAGACCGCAGAGTCTTGCATGAGCAGTTGCGCTCTGGGGAGATGAAAATGATTGTGGGCACCCACGCGCTGCTAGAAGACGAAGTGCAGTTCCAGAACCTGGGCCTTTGCATTGTGGATGAACAGCACCGTTTTGGCGTGGCTCAGCGCTCTAAGCTCTGGCAGAAGAACCCACGGGTCATTCCGCATGTGCTGGTCATGACGGCCACGCCCATCCCCCGCACGCTGGCCATGACCCTGTACGGCGACTTGGAAGTGTCTGTGATTGACGAGATGCCGGCCGGCCGTAAAGAGATTATCACCGTGCACCGCTATGACAGCAACCGCCTAAAGGTGTTTGGGTTCATACGGGAGCAGATTAAGCTGGGCCGGCAGATCTATATTGTCTACCCGCTTATTGAAGAGTCTGAAGGCCTGGAGTACAAAGACCTCATGGACGGCTACGAAAGCATTACGCGTGCGTTCCCCGAGTACCAGGTGAGCATGGTGCACGGCCGTTTAAAACCTGCAGACAAAGACTATGAGATGCAGCGCTTTGTAAAGCATGAGACGCAAATCATGGTAGCCACCACCGTGATTGAGGTAGGCGTGAACGTACCTAACGCCAGCGTGATGGTGATTGAGAACGCAGAGCGGTTTGGCCTGGCGCAGTTGCACCAGTTGCGCGGACGCGTGGGTAGGGGCGCCGACCAGAGTTACTGTATCTTGATGACGGGCTACAAACTCAGCAAGGAAGGCAAGACGCGCATTGAGACCATGGTGCGCACCAACAACGGCTTTGAGATTGCAGACATTGACTTGAAACTACGCGGACCGGGAGACTTGATGGGTACCCAGCAAAGCGGGGTTCTGGATTTATTGATTGCGGATCTGTCCAAAGATGCCACCATCTTGAAAGAGAGCCGGGCGGCGGCGCTGGAGATCATAGAAAAAGACCCTGACTTAAGTCTTCCGGAGCATGCCAACCTGTTGCGGCACATTCGGTCACTGAGTGCCAACGCCGTTAATTGGAGCAGGATCAGCTAG